A window of the Gossypium hirsutum isolate 1008001.06 chromosome A03, Gossypium_hirsutum_v2.1, whole genome shotgun sequence genome harbors these coding sequences:
- the LOC107886509 gene encoding mitotic spindle checkpoint protein MAD2 — MASRTVAKDIITLRGSAAIVSEFFGYAANSILYNRGVYPEESFAKVKKYGLPMLLTQDEGVKSFISNLTAQLSEWLEAGKLQRVVLVIMSKATNEVLERWNFSIETDSEVVEKGVSREKSDKEIMREIQAIMRQIASSITYLPCLDEPCVFDVLAYTDKDVAVPFTWIESDPKLIANPQMVKLHSFDTKIHKVDTLVSYKNDEWEEQ, encoded by the exons ATGGCGTCAAGAACAGTTGCCAAAGATATAATCACTCTTCGAGGCTCAGCAGCAATCGTAAGCGAATTTTTTG GTTATGCAGCGAATAG cATTTTGTACAATCGAGGGGTTTACCCAGAAGAAAGTTTTGCCAAAGTGAAGAAATATGGGCTTCCAATGTTGCTTACCCAAGATGAAGGTGTAAAATCCTTCATTTCCAACCTGACAGCCCAGCTTTCTG AATGGCTGGAAGCTGGGAAGCTACAAAGGGTTGTGTTGGTTATCATGAGTAAGGCTACCAATGAGGTCTTGGAGAGGTGGAATTTTAGCATTGAAACAGATAGTGAGGTTGTTGAGAAAGG TGTGTCAAGGGAAAAGAGTGACAAAGAAATTATGAGAGAAATACAGGCAATCATGAGACAAATTGCTTCAAGTATCACTTACTTGCCATGCCTTGATGAACCAT GTGTGTTTGATGTATTAGCATACACTGATAAAGATGTAGCAGTACCATTCACTTGGATTGAGAGTGACCCAAAGTTGATTGCAAATCCTCAAATGGTGAAGTTGCATTCGTTTGATACCAAG ATACACAAGGTTGACACACTTGTATCATACAAGAACGACGAATGGGAGGAGCAGTAG
- the LOC107886508 gene encoding F-box protein SKIP14, with translation MALNFSHRPIFPANMTEDNLVSPMRIANGYLVEGIPERNGDGCSKSWFSNHELEGCFDYGRDKSGDRGGSQESSSDDIVDLLPSDPFGMDITTTFTAISGWLEDLEIDYGRCVRDEVGTGDGSYQLFAGLNFIWNNAMWFQTFPGSIGFECKGSMSGGFGGFSHAKEGGDVSGCAGHGSPRNVEDVLSFGDEDMVSVDQENEEFQDCEVRAEGHEGAPHEALILALGYLGVRDLFVIENVCTSLRSVVQNDPLLWRDIHINPPLNEKITDDVLLQITGRGQGSLHCLSLVDCQRITDEGLKHVIENNPKLIKLSVPGCTKLSIEGILKCLRALKFMGSQGVKQLRIGSLYGVTQVHLEELKFLLGVDDQIQQLVHKPHFYSRRNVYLRCEDDRAIDIEMCPRCENMRLVYDCPAEGCKREGHAAQSCRACIICVSRCAQCGRCLNDSEYEENFCLELLCSDCSKPQLPKCGVSQNGIIGMSSSFTLQQTSNVHLHG, from the exons ATGGCGTTGAATTTTTCCCATCGGCCTATCTTTCCTGCTAATATGACTGAAGACAATCTGGTTTCTCCTATGAGAATCGCCAATGGGTACCTTGTTGAAGGTATCCCAGAGAGGAATGGAGATGGGTGTTCAAAATCTTGGTTTTCGAATCATGAGCTGGAAGGTTGCTTTGATTATGGAAGAGACAAGAGTGGTGATCGAGGTGGTTCTCAGGAGTCTTCTTCTGATGATATTGTTGATCTTTTGCCGTCTGATCCCTTTGGAATGGATATAACCACTACTTTCACTGCAATTTCTGGTTGGCTTGAGGATTTGGAAATTGATTATGGCCGCTGTGTGAGAGATGAGGTGGGCACTGGTGATGGGAGTTATCAGTTGTTTGCCGGATTGAACTTTATTTGGAACAACGCCATGTGGTTCCAAACCTTCCCTGGAAGCATTGGATTTGAATGTAAGGGCAGTATGTCTGGTGGTTTTGGCGGTTTTTCTCATGCTAAGGAAGGAGGAGATGTCTCTGGTTGTGCTGGCCATGGTTCCCCGCGTAATGTAGAGGATGTTTTGTCTTTTGGGGATGAAGATATGGTTTCGGTTGATCAGGAAAATGAAGAATTTCAGGACTGTGAGGTTCGTGCTGAGGGACATGAAGGAGCTCCTCACGAAGCTCTTATTTTGGCGCTTGGCTATTTGGGTGTGCGGGATCTTTTTGTTATTGAGAATGTTTGCACATCTCTGCGATCTGTAGTTCAGAATGATCCTCTTTTATGGAGGGATATTCACATAAATCCGCCACTGAATGAGAAGATTACAGATGATGTTCTTTTACAAATAACTGGTAGAGGCCAAGGTAGCTTGCATTGCTTGAGCCTGGTTGATTGCCAAAGGATTACTGATGAAGGTCTTAAGCACGTCATTGAAAATAATCCAAAGCTAATCAAG CTGAGTGTGCCTGGATGCACAAAACTAAGTATTGAGGGTATTTTGAAATGCCTAAGGGCTTTGAAATTTATGGGCTCACAAGGAGTGAAGCAGTTGAGGATTGGCAGTCTCTATGGTGTGACACAAGTGCATCTTGAAGAACTGAAATTCTTGTTGGGTGTGGATGACCAAATTCAGCAGCTCGTGCACAAGCCTCACTTTTATAGCAGAAGAAATGTATATCTCCGTTGTGAAGATGATCGTGCTATTGATATTGAAATGTGCCCAAGATGTGAAAACATGAGGCTCGTTTATGATTGTCCTGCAGAGGGTTGCAAGCGGGAAGGGCATGCTGCTCAGTCATGCAGGGCGTGCATTATTTGTGTATCACGGTGTGCTCAATGTGGTAGGTGCTTAAATGACAGTGAGTATGAGGAGAACTTTTGTTTGGAGTTACTTTGTTCAGATTGTTCAAAGCCACAACTTCCGAAGTGCGGGGTGAGTCAGAATGGAATAATTGGCATGTCCAGTTCGTTCACTCTTCAACAAACTAGCAATGTTCATCTCCATGGCTAG